In Candidatus Schekmanbacteria bacterium, the genomic window AAGAGATTAGAAAAGGCAGGTGCAGATTTCATTGTCATGCCCTGCAATTCACTTCATGTATTCATTAAAGAAATACGGAACGCTGTAAAAATTCCGGTTTTAAGTATAATTGAAGAAACAGTAAAATTCCTCAAGAAAAATAAATTCAAGAAAGTTGGCATTGTATCAACATCTGCAACAATTCAGAATAAATTATATGAAAATGCTTTTGAAAAAAATAATATTGAATATGTCACTCCTGATGATTTTCAACAGGCAAAGATGGGAAAATTTATCCTGAATCTTGTTACCGGTCAACAGAAAAATAGTGACAGAGAAGAACTTATCAAAATAATAAACGATTTTGAAAAGAAAGATGTTGATTGTGTTGCCCTCGCATGCACAGACCTCCAATTATTGATTCCAAAACATCCAACTTTGAAAATATTTGACACAATGAAAATATTCGCTGATGCAACTGTTGATAAGATTCTGGAATAGCCAAAGCCCCTTTGATTCTGTGTCTTGATTGCTCACTGTGTTCGCTGGATGGACGG contains:
- a CDS encoding amino acid racemase produces the protein MAKSNIYKEFINYHIYMKTVGIIGGLGPETTSEFYLDLVFSCYKKTKEARPGIIISSVPLPYQIEEDLIMNNRGSERYIPFLTTEAKRLEKAGADFIVMPCNSLHVFIKEIRNAVKIPVLSIIEETVKFLKKNKFKKVGIVSTSATIQNKLYENAFEKNNIEYVTPDDFQQAKMGKFILNLVTGQQKNSDREELIKIINDFEKKDVDCVALACTDLQLLIPKHPTLKIFDTMKIFADATVDKILE